A genomic region of Macaca thibetana thibetana isolate TM-01 chromosome 14, ASM2454274v1, whole genome shotgun sequence contains the following coding sequences:
- the ARHGAP32 gene encoding rho GTPase-activating protein 32 isoform X7, with translation MKSRPTKQKLKQRGILKERVFGCDLGEHLLNSGFEVPQVLQSCTAFIERYGIVDGIYRLSGVASNIQRLRHEFDSEHVPDLTKEPYVQDIHSVGSLCKLYFRELPNPLLTYQLYEKFSDAVSAATDEERLIKIHDVIQQLPPPHYRTLEFLMRHLSLLADYCSITNMHAKNLAIVWAPNLLRSKQIESACFSGTAAFMEVRIQSVVVEFILNHVDVLFSGKISMVMQEGAASLSRPKSLLVSSPSTKLLTLEEAQARTQAQVNSPIVTENKYIEVGEGPAALQGKFHTIIEFPLERKRPQNKMKKSPVGSWRSFFNLGKSSSVSKRKLQRNESEPSEMKAMALKGGRAEGTLRSAKSEESLTSLHAVDGDSKLFRPRRPRSSSDALSASFNGEMLGNRCNSYDNLPHDNESEEEGGLLHIPALMSPHSAEDVDLSPPDIGVASLDFDPMSFQCSPPKAESECLESGASFLDSPGYSKDKTSANKKDAETSGSQCQTPGSTASSEPVSPLQEKLSPFFTLDLSPTEEKSSKPSSFTEKVVYAFSPKIGRKLSKSPSMNISEPISVTLPPRVSEVIGTVSNTTAQNASSSAWDKCIEERDATNRSPTQIVKMKTNETDAQEGCESEVQPLDQVAAEEVELPGKEDQSVSSSQSKAVASGQTQTGAVTHDPPQDSVPVSSVSLIPPPPPPKNVARMLALALAESAQQASTQSLKRPGTSQAGYTNYGDIAVATTEDNLPSSYSAVALDKAYFQTDRPAEQFHLQNNAPGNCDHPLPETTAVGDPTHSNTTESGEQYHQVDLTGNQPHQTYLSGDPEKARITSVPLDSEKSDDLISFPEDQSGKNSMPAVSFLDQDQSPPRFYSGDHPPYLGASVDKPHHPLEFADKSPTPPNLPRDKIFLPSGSLADKSPTPPNLPRDKIYPSGSPEENTSTATMTYMTTTPATAQMSTKEVSWDVAEQPTTADFAAATLQRTHRTNRPLPPPPSQRSAEQPPVVGQVQAATNIGLNNSHKVQGAVPVPERPPEPRAVDDPASAFISDSGAAAAQCPMATAVQPGLPEKVRDGARAPLLHLRAESVPAHPCGFPTPLPPTRTMESKMAAAIHSSSADATSSSNYHSFVTASSASVDDALPLPLPVPQPKHASQKTVYSSFARPDVTTEPFGPENCLHFSMTPNCQYRPQSVPPHHSKLEQHQVYGARSEPPASMGLRYNTYVAPGRNASGHHSKPCSRIEYVSSLSSSVRNTCYPEDIPPYPTIRRVQSLHAPPSSMIRSVPISRTEVPPDDEPAYCPRPLYQYKPYQSSQARSDYHVTQLQPYFENGRVHYRYSPYSSSSSSYYSPDGALCDVDAYGTVQLRPLHRLPNRDFAFYNPRLQGKNLYSYAGLPPRPRANVTGYFSPNDHNVVNMPPAADVKHTYTSWDLEDMEKYRMQSIRRESRARQKVKGPVMSQYDNMTPAVQDDLGGIYVIHLRSKSDPGKTGLLSVAEGKEGRHAAKAISPEGEDRFYRRHPEAEMDRAHHHGGHGSTQPEKPSLPQKQSSLRSRKLPDMGCSLPEHRAHQEASHRQFCESKNGPPYPQGAGQLDYGSKGIPDTSEPVSYHNSGVKYAASGQESLRLNHKEVRLSKEMERPWARQPSAPEKHSRDCYKEEEHLTQSMVPPPKPERSHSLKLHHTQNVERDPSVLYQYQPHGKRQSSVAVVSQYDNLEDYHPLPQHQRGGFAGGGMGTYVPPGFPHPQSRTYATALGQGAFLPTEWSLQHPETQIHAE, from the exons tGCCCCAGGTTCTTCAAAGCTGCACAGCCTTCATTGAGAGATATGGCATTGTGGATGGAATATATCGCCTTTCTGGTGTTGCCTCCAATATCCAGAGACTACG CCATGAATTTGACTCTGAGCACGTCCCCGACCTGACGAAAGAACCTTATGTTCAAGACATCCATTCTGTGGGCTCCCTATGTAAGCTGTACTTCCGGGAACTCCCAAACCCTCTGCTTACCTACCAGCTGTATGAGAAATTTTCT GATGCAGTTTCAGCAGCAACAGACGAAGAAAGGCTGATAAAAATCCACGATGTCATCCAGCAGCTCCCCCCACCACACTACAG aacacTGGAGTTCCTGATGAGACACTTGTCTCTTCTAGCTGACTATTGTTCCATCACAAATATGCATGCAAAAAATCTAGCAATTGTTTGGGCTCCAAACCTGTTAAg ATCAAAACAGATAGAATCTGCCTGCTTCAGTGGAACAGCAGCTTTCATGGAAGTGAGAATTCAGTCTGTGGTTGTTGAGTTCATCCTGAATCACGTTGATGTGCTCTTCAGTGGCAAAATCAGCATGGTCATGCAAGAAGGGGCAG ctTCTCTGTCAAGGCCCAAGTCCCTCCTGGTATCCTCTCCATCCACCAAACTGCTGACACTGGAAGAGGCCCAGGCACGAACACAAGCTCAGGTCAATTCTCCAATTGTGACGGAAAATAAGTATATTGAAGTAGGAGAAGGACCTGCTGCACTTCAGGGGAAATTTCATACCATAATTGAGTTCCCACTTGAAAG aAAGAGGCCtcaaaataagatgaaaaagtCTCCTGTGGGTAGCTGGCGTTCCTTTTTCAACTTGGGGAAATCATCATCTGTTTCTAAACGAAAGCTGCAGCGGAATGAGAGTGAGCCTTCAGAGATGAAAGCCATGGCTCTGAAAG GTGGCAGAGCAGAAGGAACCCTCCGTTCAGCTAAAAGCGAGGAGTCTCTTACCTCTCTCCATGCAGTTGATG gtgattctaagcTCTTCCGACCCAGAAGACCCAGATCTTCCAGTGACGCACTGTCTGCCTCTTTTAATGGAGAAATGCTGGGGAACCGCTGTAACTCCTATGATAATCTGCCTCATGACAATGAgagtgaggaggaaggagggcTGCTTCATATCCCAGCCCTTATGTCTCCTCATTCAGCTGAGGATGTTGACTTGAGCCCACCAGACATTGGAGTAGCCAGCCTGGATTTTGATCCAATGTCATTTCAATGTAGTCCTCCCAAGGCCGAATCAGAATGTCTGGAGAGTGGTGCTTCCTTTTTAGATTCACCAGGATACTCCAAGGATAAAACAAGTGCCAATAAAAAGGATGCAGAAACAAGTGGTAGCCAATGTCAGACTCCAGGAAGCACAGCAAGCTCTGAACCTGTCTCTCCTCTTCAGGAGAAACTGAGTCCATTCTTTACCCTGGACTTGAGCCCAACTGAAGAGAAATCATCTAAGCCATCCTCCTTTACGGAAAAGGTCGTCTATGCTTTCTCTCCGAAGATAGGACGGAAATTAAGCAAATCACCTTCTATGAACATATCTGAGCCAATTTCAGTGACCCTACCACCACGGGTGTCAGAAGTCATTGGTACAGTCTCAAATACCACAGCTCAGAATGCATCATCTTCAGCCTGGGACAAATGCATTGAAGAAAGGGATGCCACAAATAGATCCCCCACCCAGAtagtaaagatgaaaacaaatgagACAGATGCCCAAGAAGGATGTGAATCTGAAGTCCAGCCCCTGGACCAGGTGGCTGCTGAAGAAGTAGAGTTACCAGGGAAAGAGGATCAGTCTGTCTCAAGCAGTCAGAGTAAGGCTGTAGCTTCTGGACAGACTCAGACAG GAGCAGTTACCCATGACCCCCCTCAGGATTCCGTTCCTGTCAGTTCAGTCTCTCTTATCCCACCACCACCGCCTCCGAAAAATGTTGCCCGAATGTTGGCGCTAGCATTAGCTGAGTCCGCACAGCAAGCCTCAACTCAGTCATTGAAGAGACCAGGGACCTCTCAGGCTGGGTATACAAATTATGGAGATATAGCGGTGGCTACAACTGAAGATAATCTGCCCAGTTCTTACTCTGCAGTTGCTCTAGATAAGGCCTATTTTCAAACCGATCGACCAGCAGAGCAGTTTCACCTCCAGAATAACGCACCAGGAAACTGTGACCATCCTCTACCAGAGACAACAGCTGTTGGGGATCCTACCCATTCCAACACAACTGAATCTGGGGAGCAATATCACCAAGTAGACTTAACAGGGAATCAGCCACATCAAACATATTTATCTGGGGACCCAGAAAAGGCCAGAATTACTTCAGTTCCCTTAGACTCAGAGAAGTCGGATGATCTTATAAGTTTCCctgaagaccagtctgggaagAACAGTATGCCAGCTGTCTCCTTCTTGGATCAGGACCAGTCTCCACCCCGTTTCTACAGTGGAGATCACCCTCCTTATCTTGGTGCAAGTGTGGATAAACCCCATCACCCTTTAGAATTTGCAGACAAATCTCCCACGCCTCCTAATTTACCTAGGGATaaaatcttccttccttctgggtcCCTTGCAGACAAATCACCCACACCTCCTAATTTACCTAGGGATAAAATCTATCCTTCTGGGTCCCCCGAAGAGAATACCAGCACAGCCACCATGACGTACATGACAACTACTCCAGCAACAGCCCAAATGAGCACCAAGGAAGTCAGCTGGGATGTGGCTGAACAACCCACCACTGCTGATTTTGCTGCTGCCACCCTTCAGCGCACACACAGAACTAATCGTCCCCTTCCCCCTCCACCTTCCCAGAGATCTGCAGAGCAGCCACCAGTTGTGGGGCAGGTACAAGCAGCAACCAATATAGGATTAAATAATTCCCACAAG GTTCAAGGAGCAGTTCCAGTTCCAGAGAGGCCACCTGAACCTCGAGCCGTGGATGACCCTGCGTCTGCCTTCATCAGTGACAGTGGTGCAGCTGCTGCTCAGTGTCCCATGGCTACAGCTGTCCAGCCAGGCCTGCCTGAGAAAGTGCGGGATGGTGCCCGGGCCCCGCTGCTGCACCTGCGTGCCGAGTCTGTCCCTGCACATCCCTGTGGCTTTCCTACACCACTGCCCCCCACCAGGACGATGGAGAGTAAGATGGCTGCTGCCATACATTCCAGCAGTGCAGATGCCACCAGCAGTTCAAATTATCATTCCTTTGTCACTGCTTCATCCGCCTCTGTGGATGATGCATTGCCTTTACCACTTCCTGTCCCACAACCTAAGCATGCTTCTCAGAAAACAGTTTACTCCTCCTTTGCTAGGCCCGATGTCACCACTGAACCCTTTGGTCCAGAAAACTGTTTGCATTTCAGTATGACTCCAAACTGCCAGTACCGTCCCCAGAGTGTACCTCCACATCACAGTAAATTGGAGCAGCACCAAGTGTATGGTGCCAGGTCAGAGCCACCAGCCTCCATGGGTCTTCGTTATAACACATATGTGGCCCCAGGAAGAAACGCATCTGGACACCATTCCAAGCCATGCAGCCGGATCGAGTATGTGTCGTCTTTGAGCTCCTCTGTTAGGAATACCTGTTACCCTGAAGACATTCCACCATACCCTACCATCCGGAGAGTGCAGTCTCTCCATGCTCCGCCGTCTTCCATGATTCGCTCTGTTCCCATTTCACGGACAGAAGTTCCCCCAGATGATGAGCCAGCCTACTGCCCAAGACCCCTGTACCAATATAAGCCATATCAGTCCTCCCAGGCCCGCTCCGATTATCACGTCACTCAGCTGCAGCCTTACTTTGAGAATGGCCGGGTCCACTACAGGTATAGCCCATATTCCAGTTCTTCTAGTTCCTATTACAGTCCAGATGGGGCCCTGTGTGATGTGGATGCCTATGGCACAGTCCAGTTGAGACCCCTTCACCGCCTTCCCAATCGAGACTTTGCTTTCTACAATCCTAGGCTGCAAGGAAAGAACTTGTACAGTTATGCTGGTTTGCCTCCACGTCCCCGGGCCAACGTGACTGGCTATTTCTCTCCCAACGACCATAATGTAGTCAACATGCCTCCGGCGGCTGATGTGAAGCACACCTACACCTCATGGGATCTTGAGGACATGGAAAAATACCGCATGCAGTCCATCCGGAGAGAGAGCCGTGCtcggcagaaggtgaaagggccTGTCATGTCCCAGTATGATAACATGACCCCGGCCGTGCAGGACGACTTGGGTGGGATCTATGTCATCCATCTGCGTAGTAAATCAGATCCTGGGAAAACTGGACTTCTGTCAGtggcagaaggaaaggaaggccGCCATGCAGCCAAGGCCATCAGTCCCGAGGGAGAGGACCGCTTCTACAGGAGGCATCCCGAGGCAGAGATGGACAGAGCCCACCACCACGGAGGCCATGGTAGCACGCAGCCGGAGAAGCCATCCCTGCCGCAGAAGCAGAGCAGCCTGAGGAGCAGGAAGCTTCCTGACATGGGCTGCAGTCTCCCTGAGCACAGGGCGCACCAGGAAGCAAGCCATAGGCAGTTCTGTGAGTCAAAGAATGGGCCCCCTTATCCCCAGGGAGCTGGCCAGTTAGATTATGGGTCCAAAGGGATTCCAGACACTTCTGAGCCAGTCAGCTACCATAACTCTGGAGTGAAATATGCTGCATCCGGGCAAGAATCTTTAAGACTGAACCACAAAGAGGTGAGGCTCTCCAAAGAGATGGAGCGACCTTGGGCTAGGCAGCCTTCTGCCCCAGAGAAACACTCCAGAGACTGCTACAAGGAGGAAGAACACCTCACTCAGTCAATGGTCCCACCCCCTAAACCAGAGAGGAGTCATAGCCTCAAACTCCATCACACCCAGAACGTGGAGAGGGACCCCAGTGTGCTGTACCAATACCAACCGCACGGCAAGCGCCAGAGCAGCGTGGCTGTTGTGTCTCAGTATGATAACCTGGAAGATTACCACCCCCTGCCTCAGCACCAGCGGGGAGGCTTTGCAGGGGGCGGCATGGGGACGTATGTGCCCCCCGGCTTTCCCCATCCGCAGAGCAGGACCTATGCTACAGCTTTGGGTCAAGGGGCCTTCCTGCCTACAGAGTGGTCCTTGCAGCATCCTGAAACACAGATCCATGCAGAATGA